A single window of Drosophila suzukii chromosome 3, CBGP_Dsuzu_IsoJpt1.0, whole genome shotgun sequence DNA harbors:
- the DCX-EMAP gene encoding echinoderm microtubule-associated protein-like CG42247 isoform X3 — translation MWYASPGNQGWGSKPASRKPSIMEADLGTLSTTSGSIKRSAGRVIRIINNLDHSVQCRVLLNLRTSQPFEEVLEDLGQVLKINGAKKMYTGTGQEVRSFSQLRNEFADVDTFYLATGTALIAGSPIRRSRSRPSVVAAAPILPTDELPKVPLRGARPRSKSRPRILYAPESEILRPNGEYTMLDIMKEEPTKVTIRGLRRTFYPPVHHAPADNSPPDKKLQLQWVHGYRGIDARRNLWVLPSGELLYYVAAVAVLFDRDEDAQRHYTGHTEDIMCMDVHPSRELVASGQKAGRDRKSQAHVRIWSTESLQTLYVFGMGELDSGVTAVAFSQLNGGSYILAVDSGRESILSVWQWQWGHLLGKVATLQEGLSGAAFHPLDDNLIITHGRGHLAFWHRRKDGFFERTDIVKQPSRSHVTSVQFEPDGDVITADSDGFITIYSVDSDGAYFVRTEFEAHNKGIGCLIMLGEGTLLSGGEKDRKIAAWDSLQNYKKIADTKLPEAAGGVRTIYPQRPGRNDGNIYVGTTRNNILEGSLQRRFTQVVFGHGRQLWGLAAHPDDELYATAGHDKHVALWRKNKLIWTIQTGYECVALAFHPFGTLAAGSTEGHLLVINCENGAVMLTLRVCGSPLNCVAYNQVGDMIAMGSQNGSIYLFRVSRDGFSYKKVNKIRGSQPLTHLDWSMDGNFVQTVTIDFDLLFWDAKSLSPERSPIAMKDVKWLTNNCTVGFLVAGQWSNRYYSTTNTIVATCSRSAAHDMLASGDAEGYLRLFRYPCISPRAEFHESKVYSGMLACVRFLCGDHTLITVGGTDASLMVWDIVEE, via the exons ATGTGGTATGCATCGCCTGGAAACCAGGGATGGGGCTCCAAGCCCGCCAGTCGGAAGCCCTCAATAATGGAAGCGGATTTGGGCACATTATCGACCACATCAGGCTCGATAAAGCGCAGCGCCGGCCGTGTGATACGCATCATCAATAATTTGGATCATTCGGTGCAG TGCCGCGTTTTGTTGAACCTACGCACCTCGCAGCCGTTCGAGGAAGTGCTCGAGGATTTGGGTCAAGTGCTGAAAATTAACGGAGCAAAGAAAATGTACACAGGCACTGGCCAGGAG GTCCGCAGTTTCTCCCAGCTGCGGAATGAGTTCGCCGACGTGGACACTTTTTACCTGGCCACGGGAACAGCCTTGATCGCTGGTAGCCCCATCCGGCGCTCCCGATCCCGCCCTTCGGTGGTGGCCGCTGCACCCATTTTACCCACGGACGAGCTGCCCAAGGTTCCGCTGCGCGGAGCCCGTCCCAGAAGCAAGAGCCGACCTCGGATCCTCTACGCTCCGGAGAGCGAGATCCTCCGGCCGAACGGCGAGTACACGATGCTGGACATCATGAAGGAGGAGCCCACCAAGGTCACAATCCGCGGCCTGCGGCGCACCTTCTATCCGCCCGTCCACCATGCGCCGGCGGACAACTCCCCGCCGGACAAAAAGCTGCAGCTCCAATGGGT CCATGGCTACCGCGGCATCGATGCTAGGCGCAATCTTTGGGTCCTGCCATCCGGAGAGCTTCTTTACTACGTGGCCGCTGTGGCCGTGCTATTCGATCGTGATGAGGATGCCCAGAGGCACTACACGGGACACACAGAGGATATCATGTG CATGGATGTGCATCCCTCCAGAGAGCTGGTGGCCTCCGGACAGAAAGCAGGACGGGATCGCAAGTCGCAGGCGCACGTTCGCatctggagcaccgagtcccTGCAGACGCTCTACGTCTTTGGCATGGGCGAGCTCGATAGCGGCGTAACCGCCGTGGCCTTCTCCCAGCTG AACGGAGGCAGCTACATACTGGCGGTAGACAGCGGACGCGAGAGCATCCTGTCCGTGTGGCAGTGGCAGTGGGGTCACCTGCTGGGCAAAGTGGCC ACGCTGCAGGAGGGACTGTCGGGGGCGGCCTTCCACCCGCTGGACGATAATCTAATCATCACCCATGGACGCGGCCACCTGGCCTTCTGGCACCGGCGAAAGGATGGCTTCTTCGAGCGCACGGACATCGTGAAGCAGCCGTCGCGTTCCCATGTCACCAGTGTCCAGTTCGAGCCGGATGGCGATGTCATCACAGCGGACTCGGACGGCTTCATCACCATCTACTCAGTGGACTCGGATGGAGCCTACTTCGTTCGCACGGAGTTCGAGGCCCACAACAAGGGCATCGGCTGCCTGATCATGCTGGGCGAGGGCACTCTGCTCTCCGGCGGCGAGAAGGATCGCAAGATCGCCGCCTGGGACTCCCTGCAGAACTACAAGAAGATCGCCGATACCAAG CTCCCCGAGGCCGCTGGCGGCGTGCGAACCATCTATCCGCAGCGCCCCGGGCGGAACGACGGGAACATCTACGTGGGCACCACGCGGAACAACATCCTGGAGGGCTCGCTGCAGCGCCGCTTCACCCAGGTGGTGTTCGGCCACGGGCGGCAGCTGTGGGGCCTGGCCGCCCATCCGGATGACGAGCTGTACGCCACCGCCGGGCACGACAAGCACGTGGCCCTCTGGCGCAAGAACAAGCTCATCTGGACCATTCAGACGGGCTACGAGTGCGTTGCCCTGGCCTTCCACCCCTTCGGCACCCTGGCCGCCGGCAGCACCGAAGGTCACCTGCTGGTCATCAACTGCGAGAATGGGGCCGTCATGCTGACCCTGAGGGTCTGCGGGTCGCCCCTCAACTGCGTGGCCTACAACCAGG TTGGCGACATGATCGCCATGGGCTCGCAGAACGGCAGCATTTACCTCTTCCGCGTTTCGCGCGACGGTTTCTCCTACAAGAAGGTGAACAAGATCCGGGGATCGCAGCCGCTGACCCATCTGGACTGGAGCATGGACGGCAACTTTGTGCAGACGGTGACCATCGACTTCGACCTGCTGTTCTGGGACGCCAAGTCCCTGTCCCCGGAGCGCAGTCCCATTGCCATGAAGGACGTCAAGTGGCTGACCAACAACTGCACCGTGGGCTTCCTGGTGGCGGGCCAGTGGAGCAACCGCTACTACAGCACCACCAACACCATAGTCGCCACCTGCAGTCGCTCCGCCGCCCACGACATGCTCGCCTCTGGCGATGCCGAGGGCTATCTGCGATTATTCAG GTACCCCTGTATCTCGCCCCGCGCCGAGTTCCACGAGTCGAAGGTGTACTCCGGGATGCTGGCCTGTGTCCGCTTCCTGTGCGGCGACCACACGCTCATCACCGTGGGCGGCACAGACGCGTCCCTGATGGTGTGGGACATTGTCGAGGAATAG
- the DCX-EMAP gene encoding echinoderm microtubule-associated protein-like CG42247 isoform X2 has translation MYIDEDSEESSPFVMLTSPTKSWPASYGKKNGMWYASPGNQGWGSKPASRKPSIMEADLGTLSTTSGSIKRSAGRVIRIINNLDHSVQCRVLLNLRTSQPFEEVLEDLGQVLKINGAKKMYTGTGQEVRSFSQLRNEFADVDTFYLATGTALIAGSPIRRSRSRPSVVAAAPILPTDELPKVPLRGARPRSKSRPRILYAPESEILRPNGEYTMLDIMKEEPTKVTIRGLRRTFYPPVHHAPADNSPPDKKLQLQWVHGYRGIDARRNLWVLPSGELLYYVAAVAVLFDRDEDAQRHYTGHTEDIMCMDVHPSRELVASGQKAGRDRKSQAHVRIWSTESLQTLYVFGMGELDSGVTAVAFSQLNGGSYILAVDSGRESILSVWQWQWGHLLGKVATLQEGLSGAAFHPLDDNLIITHGRGHLAFWHRRKDGFFERTDIVKQPSRSHVTSVQFEPDGDVITADSDGFITIYSVDSDGAYFVRTEFEAHNKGIGCLIMLGEGTLLSGGEKDRKIAAWDSLQNYKKIADTKLPEAAGGVRTIYPQRPGRNDGNIYVGTTRNNILEGSLQRRFTQVVFGHGRQLWGLAAHPDDELYATAGHDKHVALWRKNKLIWTIQTGYECVALAFHPFGTLAAGSTEGHLLVINCENGAVMLTLRVCGSPLNCVAYNQVGDMIAMGSQNGSIYLFRVSRDGFSYKKVNKIRGSQPLTHLDWSMDGNFVQTVTIDFDLLFWDAKSLSPERSPIAMKDVKWLTNNCTVGFLVAGQWSNRYYSTTNTIVATCSRSAAHDMLASGDAEGYLRLFRYPCISPRAEFHESKVYSGMLACVRFLCGDHTLITVGGTDASLMVWDIVEE, from the exons CCCGCCAGCTACGGCAAGAAGAACGGGATGTGGTATGCATCGCCTGGAAACCAGGGATGGGGCTCCAAGCCCGCCAGTCGGAAGCCCTCAATAATGGAAGCGGATTTGGGCACATTATCGACCACATCAGGCTCGATAAAGCGCAGCGCCGGCCGTGTGATACGCATCATCAATAATTTGGATCATTCGGTGCAG TGCCGCGTTTTGTTGAACCTACGCACCTCGCAGCCGTTCGAGGAAGTGCTCGAGGATTTGGGTCAAGTGCTGAAAATTAACGGAGCAAAGAAAATGTACACAGGCACTGGCCAGGAG GTCCGCAGTTTCTCCCAGCTGCGGAATGAGTTCGCCGACGTGGACACTTTTTACCTGGCCACGGGAACAGCCTTGATCGCTGGTAGCCCCATCCGGCGCTCCCGATCCCGCCCTTCGGTGGTGGCCGCTGCACCCATTTTACCCACGGACGAGCTGCCCAAGGTTCCGCTGCGCGGAGCCCGTCCCAGAAGCAAGAGCCGACCTCGGATCCTCTACGCTCCGGAGAGCGAGATCCTCCGGCCGAACGGCGAGTACACGATGCTGGACATCATGAAGGAGGAGCCCACCAAGGTCACAATCCGCGGCCTGCGGCGCACCTTCTATCCGCCCGTCCACCATGCGCCGGCGGACAACTCCCCGCCGGACAAAAAGCTGCAGCTCCAATGGGT CCATGGCTACCGCGGCATCGATGCTAGGCGCAATCTTTGGGTCCTGCCATCCGGAGAGCTTCTTTACTACGTGGCCGCTGTGGCCGTGCTATTCGATCGTGATGAGGATGCCCAGAGGCACTACACGGGACACACAGAGGATATCATGTG CATGGATGTGCATCCCTCCAGAGAGCTGGTGGCCTCCGGACAGAAAGCAGGACGGGATCGCAAGTCGCAGGCGCACGTTCGCatctggagcaccgagtcccTGCAGACGCTCTACGTCTTTGGCATGGGCGAGCTCGATAGCGGCGTAACCGCCGTGGCCTTCTCCCAGCTG AACGGAGGCAGCTACATACTGGCGGTAGACAGCGGACGCGAGAGCATCCTGTCCGTGTGGCAGTGGCAGTGGGGTCACCTGCTGGGCAAAGTGGCC ACGCTGCAGGAGGGACTGTCGGGGGCGGCCTTCCACCCGCTGGACGATAATCTAATCATCACCCATGGACGCGGCCACCTGGCCTTCTGGCACCGGCGAAAGGATGGCTTCTTCGAGCGCACGGACATCGTGAAGCAGCCGTCGCGTTCCCATGTCACCAGTGTCCAGTTCGAGCCGGATGGCGATGTCATCACAGCGGACTCGGACGGCTTCATCACCATCTACTCAGTGGACTCGGATGGAGCCTACTTCGTTCGCACGGAGTTCGAGGCCCACAACAAGGGCATCGGCTGCCTGATCATGCTGGGCGAGGGCACTCTGCTCTCCGGCGGCGAGAAGGATCGCAAGATCGCCGCCTGGGACTCCCTGCAGAACTACAAGAAGATCGCCGATACCAAG CTCCCCGAGGCCGCTGGCGGCGTGCGAACCATCTATCCGCAGCGCCCCGGGCGGAACGACGGGAACATCTACGTGGGCACCACGCGGAACAACATCCTGGAGGGCTCGCTGCAGCGCCGCTTCACCCAGGTGGTGTTCGGCCACGGGCGGCAGCTGTGGGGCCTGGCCGCCCATCCGGATGACGAGCTGTACGCCACCGCCGGGCACGACAAGCACGTGGCCCTCTGGCGCAAGAACAAGCTCATCTGGACCATTCAGACGGGCTACGAGTGCGTTGCCCTGGCCTTCCACCCCTTCGGCACCCTGGCCGCCGGCAGCACCGAAGGTCACCTGCTGGTCATCAACTGCGAGAATGGGGCCGTCATGCTGACCCTGAGGGTCTGCGGGTCGCCCCTCAACTGCGTGGCCTACAACCAGG TTGGCGACATGATCGCCATGGGCTCGCAGAACGGCAGCATTTACCTCTTCCGCGTTTCGCGCGACGGTTTCTCCTACAAGAAGGTGAACAAGATCCGGGGATCGCAGCCGCTGACCCATCTGGACTGGAGCATGGACGGCAACTTTGTGCAGACGGTGACCATCGACTTCGACCTGCTGTTCTGGGACGCCAAGTCCCTGTCCCCGGAGCGCAGTCCCATTGCCATGAAGGACGTCAAGTGGCTGACCAACAACTGCACCGTGGGCTTCCTGGTGGCGGGCCAGTGGAGCAACCGCTACTACAGCACCACCAACACCATAGTCGCCACCTGCAGTCGCTCCGCCGCCCACGACATGCTCGCCTCTGGCGATGCCGAGGGCTATCTGCGATTATTCAG GTACCCCTGTATCTCGCCCCGCGCCGAGTTCCACGAGTCGAAGGTGTACTCCGGGATGCTGGCCTGTGTCCGCTTCCTGTGCGGCGACCACACGCTCATCACCGTGGGCGGCACAGACGCGTCCCTGATGGTGTGGGACATTGTCGAGGAATAG
- the LOC108012785 gene encoding uncharacterized protein: MFAETALIPNSNEVSEKPSLTGASTNMKKLLKTIKKIFKNSKLSKEIPISNVLYSCATEEEHQNWLNEQLEAKTISLLC, from the coding sequence ATGTTCGCCGAAACAGCTCTTATTCCCAACTCGAACGAAGTGTCGGAGAAGCCATCTCTCACCGGCGCCTCCACCAACATGAAGAAGCTGTTGAAGACCATCAAGAAGATCTTCAAGAACTCTAAACTCTCAAAGGAGATCCCGATCTCCAACGTCCTTTACTCCTGCGCCACCGAGGAGGAGCACCAGAATTGGCTCAACGAACAACTGGAGGCCAAGACAATCAGCCTTCTGTGCTGA
- the LOC108018325 gene encoding uncharacterized protein, translated as MFAETALISNSNGVSEKPSLTGASTNMKKLLKTFKKIFKNSKPSKEIPISNVLYSCATEEEHQNWLNEQLLC; from the coding sequence ATGTTCGCCGAAACAGCTCTTATTTCCAACTCGAACGGAGTGTCGGAGAAGCCTTCTCTCACCGGCGCCTCCACCAACATGAAGAAGCTGCTGAAAACCTTCAAGAAGATCTTCAAGAACTCTAAACCTTCAAAGGAGATCCCGATCTCCAACGTCCTTTACTCCTGCGCCACCGAGGAGGAGCACCAGAATTGGCTCAACGAACAACTTCTCTGCTGA